The following proteins come from a genomic window of Aequorivita marisscotiae:
- a CDS encoding cytochrome c oxidase subunit I produces the protein MSTNAQVHAVEDHHDDHGHHSEQTFVTKYIFSTDHKMISKQYMITGIFMGVIGILMSLFFRLQLAWPDHTFTLYEIFLGKWGTDGVMDPSVYLALVTIHGTIMVFFVLTAGLSGTFSNLLIPLQIGARDMASGFLNMVSYWLFFLSSFIMLCSLFVEAGPASSGWTIYPPLSALPQAIPGSGTGMTLWLISIAIFIASSLLGSLNFIVTVINLRTKGMSMTRLPLTVWAFFITAMIGLVSFPVLFSAALMLIMDRSFGTSFFLSDIYIAGEVLHHQGGSPVLFEHLFWFLGHPEVYIVILPAMGIVSEIMATNSRKPIFGYRAMVASLLAIAFLSTIVWGHHMFISGMNPFLGSVFTFTTLLIAIPSAVKSFNWITTLWRGKLQMNVAMLWCIAFVSTFITGGLTGIIMGDSALDINIHDTYFIVAHFHLVMGISAAYGFLAGVYHWFPKMFEGRMMNKKLGYIHFWVTSIGAYGIFFPMHFVGLAGLPRRYYNNTSFPYFDDLADINVVMTIFAIITIAVQVVFLYNFIHSMFYGKMAGKNPWNATTLEWTTELKHIHGNWDGPIPHVYRWAYDYSKLNKDETDFVIPGQDFIPQNVPLQDNEDELDH, from the coding sequence ATGTCAACAAACGCACAGGTCCACGCAGTAGAAGATCACCACGACGATCACGGGCATCATAGTGAACAAACCTTTGTAACTAAATATATTTTTAGTACAGATCATAAAATGATCTCAAAGCAATACATGATCACCGGTATATTTATGGGTGTTATCGGTATTTTGATGTCTTTATTTTTTAGATTGCAATTGGCATGGCCAGACCATACTTTTACTCTTTATGAAATATTCTTAGGCAAATGGGGTACAGACGGTGTAATGGATCCGAGTGTATACCTAGCATTGGTTACCATTCACGGAACTATAATGGTTTTCTTTGTTTTAACCGCAGGACTAAGTGGAACGTTTAGTAACCTGTTAATACCCTTACAGATTGGCGCGCGAGACATGGCCTCAGGATTCCTAAATATGGTTTCGTATTGGTTGTTTTTCCTATCTAGTTTTATAATGCTCTGCTCTCTTTTTGTTGAAGCTGGACCAGCTTCTTCCGGATGGACTATTTATCCGCCCCTTAGTGCCTTGCCGCAAGCTATTCCAGGTTCGGGTACAGGGATGACGCTATGGTTAATTTCAATTGCAATTTTTATTGCATCATCATTACTTGGATCACTAAACTTTATTGTAACTGTAATAAACTTGCGAACCAAAGGAATGTCTATGACGAGACTTCCGCTTACAGTTTGGGCATTTTTTATTACAGCCATGATTGGGTTGGTTTCGTTTCCAGTTTTGTTTTCAGCGGCCTTAATGTTAATTATGGATAGAAGCTTCGGTACTTCATTCTTCTTATCTGACATTTATATTGCTGGTGAAGTATTGCACCATCAAGGTGGATCTCCGGTTTTGTTTGAGCATCTCTTTTGGTTCTTAGGACACCCGGAAGTTTATATCGTAATTCTGCCCGCAATGGGAATTGTTTCTGAAATTATGGCAACTAACTCGCGAAAACCAATTTTTGGTTATCGTGCAATGGTTGCTTCCCTTTTGGCAATTGCATTTTTATCAACCATTGTTTGGGGGCACCATATGTTTATTTCGGGAATGAATCCGTTCTTGGGGTCTGTATTTACCTTTACAACGCTGTTAATTGCAATTCCTTCAGCGGTAAAATCGTTTAACTGGATCACAACCCTATGGCGAGGTAAGCTGCAAATGAACGTAGCTATGCTTTGGTGTATAGCGTTCGTTTCAACCTTTATTACGGGTGGTCTTACAGGAATTATCATGGGCGATAGTGCCTTAGATATTAATATTCACGATACATATTTCATCGTGGCTCACTTTCACCTTGTAATGGGTATTTCTGCTGCCTATGGATTTTTGGCCGGTGTGTATCATTGGTTCCCAAAAATGTTTGAAGGCAGAATGATGAACAAAAAACTGGGCTATATTCACTTTTGGGTAACCTCAATTGGAGCATATGGAATTTTCTTCCCTATGCATTTTGTAGGATTGGCTGGACTTCCACGTAGATACTACAATAACACGAGCTTCCCTTATTTTGATGATTTGGCTGATATAAATGTGGTTATGACCATTTTTGCCATTATCACTATTGCAGTACAGGTAGTATTTCTTTATAACTTTATTCACTCCATGTTTTACGGAAAAATGGCGGGAAAAAACCCTTGGAATGCAACAACTTTGGAATGGACTACAGAATTAAAGCACATTCACGGAAACTGGGATGGTCCTATTCCACACGTTTATCGTTGGGCTTATGACTACAGCAAATTAAATAAGGATGAAACCGATTTTGTAATACCTGGTCAGGATTTCATTCCGCAGAACGTACCGCTTCAAGATAATGAAGATGAATTGGATCATTAA
- the ruvB gene encoding Holliday junction branch migration DNA helicase RuvB — MNEHLNPSGEDLTPQELDIEKKLRPLSFNDFTGQDQALENLQIFVQAANLRSEALDHTLFHGPPGLGKTTLAYILANELDVNIRVTSGPVLDKPGDLAGLLTNLDERDVLFIDEIHRLSPIVEEYLYSAMEDYKIDIMIESGPNARSVQINLNPFTLIGATTRSGLLTAPMRARFGISSRLQYYTTDLLTTILQRSAGILHVPITMEAAIEIAGRSRGTPRIANALLRRIRDFAQIKGNGKIDVEIAKFGLDALHVDAHGLDEMDNKILSTIIEKFKGGPVGITTIATAVSESPETIEEVYEPFLIQQGFIMRTPRGREVTEAAYKHLGKIKGSTQGGLF, encoded by the coding sequence ATGAATGAACATCTCAATCCCTCTGGAGAAGACCTCACCCCACAGGAGCTGGATATTGAAAAAAAACTGCGGCCCCTAAGTTTTAACGACTTTACAGGGCAGGATCAGGCCTTAGAAAATCTTCAAATATTTGTTCAAGCGGCAAATTTACGAAGCGAAGCTTTGGATCATACTCTATTTCACGGTCCACCAGGTTTGGGTAAAACGACCCTTGCCTATATTTTAGCTAATGAACTCGACGTAAATATTAGAGTAACTTCTGGCCCAGTTTTAGACAAACCTGGAGATCTTGCCGGATTGCTCACGAATCTTGACGAGCGCGATGTGCTTTTTATAGATGAAATACACAGACTAAGCCCCATTGTTGAAGAATATCTTTATTCTGCGATGGAAGATTATAAAATCGATATAATGATTGAATCGGGACCCAATGCCCGTTCGGTTCAAATTAACTTAAACCCTTTTACCCTTATTGGGGCTACCACACGCTCTGGATTATTAACTGCGCCAATGCGTGCGCGATTTGGTATTTCGTCTAGATTGCAATATTACACGACCGATTTATTAACCACAATATTACAGCGCAGCGCAGGCATTTTGCACGTTCCCATAACTATGGAAGCCGCTATAGAAATAGCGGGTAGAAGTCGAGGAACTCCCAGAATTGCAAATGCATTATTACGTAGAATTCGCGATTTTGCACAAATAAAAGGCAATGGAAAAATTGATGTTGAAATAGCTAAATTTGGTTTAGATGCCCTCCACGTAGATGCGCACGGCTTAGATGAAATGGACAATAAAATCCTATCCACTATAATCGAAAAATTTAAAGGGGGTCCTGTGGGCATCACCACTATTGCAACGGCCGTTTCCGAAAGTCCCGAAACAATTGAAGAGGTGTATGAGCCATTTTTAATTCAGCAGGGTTTTATAATGCGTACTCCCCGCGGCCGTGAAGTTACCGAAGCCGCCTATAAACACCTTGGTAAAATAAAAGGTTCTACGCAGGGCGGACTCTTTTAA
- the queG gene encoding tRNA epoxyqueuosine(34) reductase QueG: protein MKNTSKNTSLIKTEAKRLGFLSCGISKAEFLEEEAPRLENWLNNNMNGEMSYMENHFDKRLDPTILVPGSKSVISLLLNYYPSQRQPSDTYKISKYAYGTDYHFIIKDKLKQLMQFISEEIGEVHGRAFVDSAPVLDKAWAAKSGLGWIGKHSLMLTKNVGSFFFVAELIVDMELEYDTPVTDHCGTCTACIDACPTQAIVSDKVVDGSKCISYYTIELKNEIPTSEKGKFEDWIFGCDICQDVCPWNRFSKPHNQPLFNPYPEMLSMTKNDWEEITEEVFQKIFKKSAVKRTKFSGLTRNINFVKD from the coding sequence GTGAAGAATACCTCAAAAAATACAAGCCTAATTAAAACCGAAGCCAAACGTCTCGGTTTTCTCTCCTGTGGAATAAGCAAAGCTGAATTTCTAGAAGAAGAAGCGCCACGATTGGAAAACTGGCTCAATAATAATATGAATGGCGAAATGAGTTATATGGAAAATCATTTCGACAAAAGACTGGATCCTACCATTTTAGTTCCAGGCTCAAAAAGTGTTATTTCGTTACTGCTAAATTACTATCCTTCCCAAAGGCAGCCATCAGATACCTATAAAATCTCTAAATACGCCTATGGCACCGATTATCACTTTATCATAAAAGATAAGTTGAAGCAATTAATGCAATTTATTTCCGAAGAAATAGGTGAAGTACACGGACGTGCCTTTGTAGATTCAGCTCCGGTTTTAGACAAAGCTTGGGCTGCAAAAAGTGGGTTGGGCTGGATAGGAAAACACAGTCTTATGTTAACTAAGAATGTGGGTTCCTTTTTCTTCGTGGCCGAACTCATTGTAGATATGGAGTTGGAATACGACACTCCCGTAACCGACCACTGCGGTACATGCACCGCTTGTATTGACGCTTGCCCAACCCAAGCCATCGTTTCAGATAAGGTTGTTGATGGCAGCAAATGTATTTCGTACTATACAATAGAACTTAAAAATGAAATCCCCACTTCGGAAAAAGGAAAGTTTGAAGATTGGATATTTGGCTGCGATATTTGTCAAGATGTGTGCCCTTGGAATCGTTTTAGCAAACCCCACAACCAGCCGCTTTTTAATCCATATCCCGAAATGCTTTCTATGACTAAAAATGATTGGGAAGAAATAACCGAAGAGGTTTTTCAGAAAATATTTAAGAAAAGCGCAGTAAAAAGAACCAAATTTTCCGGACTTACACGCAATATAAACTTCGTGAAAGATTAG
- a CDS encoding NADP-dependent malic enzyme, giving the protein MSKQSKRREALLYHAKPRPGKIEVVPTKSYSTQRDLSLAYSPGVAEPCLEIEKNVDNVYKYTNKGNLVAVISNGTAVLGLGNIGPEASKPVMEGKGLLFKIFADIDVFDIEIDTENIDAFIATVKNIAPTFGGINLEDIKAPEAFEIEKRLKEELNIPVMHDDQHGTAIISAAALLNALEISGKNIEDVKIVISGAGAAAVSCTRLYKSFGAKDENIVMLDSKGVIRKDRENLSEEKAEFASHRKIDTLEEAMVDADVFVGLSVKDIVTPQMLLNMASNPIVFAMANPDPEIEYDLAIKTRKDIIMATGRSDHPNQVNNVLGFPFIFRGALDVRATKINEAMKMAAVKALADLAKEPVPEQVNIAYGETKLAFGRDYIIPKPFDPRLIAAVPPAVAKAAMESGVATSAITDWEKYQDALYERMGSDNKIIRLLLNRARLAPKRIVFAEADHLDVLKAAQIVFEEGIGIPVLLGRKEIILELMEQIDFEADLEIIDPKNDENADKLQHYAQKLWEKRRRSGISLYTAQKLMTERNYFAGMMLSEGDVDCMISGYARSYPSVVVPVFETVGRFEGVTKVATTNVMLTKRGPLFISDTSINIDPTAKELAKIAQMTNYTMKMFGLDPVIAMISYANFGSSKDPHATKVREAVDLLHKSNPDMVVDGELQTDFALNAELLQKKFPFSKLAGKKVNALIFPNLDSANSNYKLLKELNGVESIGPIMLGMRKPVHILQLGASVEEIVNMSAVAVVDAQQKEKRAREQAKA; this is encoded by the coding sequence ATGAGCAAACAGAGCAAACGAAGAGAAGCCCTTTTATATCACGCAAAACCAAGACCGGGAAAAATAGAGGTGGTACCCACCAAAAGTTATTCTACCCAACGCGATCTTAGCTTGGCCTATTCACCAGGTGTTGCAGAACCCTGTCTGGAAATTGAAAAAAATGTAGATAATGTATATAAATACACCAATAAGGGTAATTTAGTTGCAGTAATATCTAATGGAACTGCTGTTTTAGGTTTGGGTAATATTGGTCCCGAAGCTTCAAAACCGGTTATGGAAGGGAAGGGCTTGCTCTTTAAAATTTTTGCAGACATTGATGTTTTTGATATTGAAATTGATACCGAGAACATAGATGCTTTTATTGCAACGGTAAAAAATATAGCCCCAACTTTTGGAGGCATAAATTTAGAAGATATAAAAGCGCCGGAAGCTTTTGAAATTGAAAAAAGGCTCAAAGAAGAACTCAATATTCCGGTAATGCATGACGATCAGCATGGTACGGCTATTATTTCGGCCGCAGCGCTGTTAAATGCTTTGGAAATATCCGGAAAAAATATTGAAGATGTTAAAATTGTAATCAGCGGGGCGGGGGCGGCAGCCGTATCGTGTACTAGACTATACAAATCTTTTGGAGCGAAAGACGAAAATATAGTAATGCTAGATAGTAAAGGTGTAATACGCAAAGACCGTGAAAATCTCTCTGAAGAAAAGGCCGAGTTTGCTTCGCATCGAAAAATCGATACTTTGGAAGAAGCCATGGTCGATGCCGACGTTTTTGTTGGACTTTCGGTGAAAGATATTGTTACCCCACAAATGCTTTTGAACATGGCCTCCAATCCTATTGTCTTTGCAATGGCCAATCCCGATCCAGAAATTGAATACGATTTGGCCATTAAAACGCGCAAGGATATTATTATGGCAACCGGCCGTAGCGATCATCCCAACCAAGTAAACAATGTACTTGGTTTTCCGTTTATATTTCGCGGAGCGTTAGATGTTAGAGCCACCAAAATTAATGAAGCCATGAAAATGGCAGCTGTAAAAGCACTTGCCGATCTGGCAAAAGAACCCGTGCCCGAACAAGTTAATATTGCCTACGGCGAAACAAAATTAGCTTTTGGAAGAGATTATATTATCCCAAAACCATTTGACCCACGGTTAATAGCTGCCGTTCCGCCTGCAGTTGCAAAAGCAGCGATGGAAAGCGGTGTAGCCACTTCGGCCATTACGGATTGGGAAAAATACCAGGACGCGCTTTACGAACGCATGGGTAGCGACAACAAAATAATTAGATTGTTATTAAACCGTGCCAGATTAGCGCCCAAACGTATTGTTTTTGCCGAAGCCGATCATTTAGACGTTTTAAAGGCAGCGCAGATAGTGTTTGAAGAAGGCATAGGGATTCCTGTTTTATTAGGAAGAAAAGAAATTATTCTTGAACTAATGGAGCAAATTGATTTTGAAGCAGACTTAGAAATTATTGATCCTAAAAATGATGAAAATGCCGATAAACTTCAACACTATGCTCAAAAACTGTGGGAAAAAAGAAGAAGAAGCGGTATTTCGCTTTACACTGCCCAAAAGTTAATGACCGAACGAAATTATTTTGCCGGAATGATGCTTAGCGAAGGCGATGTGGACTGTATGATTTCGGGCTATGCACGTTCGTATCCATCGGTGGTAGTGCCGGTTTTTGAAACAGTAGGAAGATTTGAAGGCGTTACTAAAGTTGCAACTACTAATGTGATGCTAACCAAACGTGGGCCGTTGTTCATTTCAGATACTTCCATAAATATTGATCCTACTGCAAAAGAACTTGCAAAAATTGCCCAGATGACCAATTATACAATGAAAATGTTTGGGTTAGATCCGGTAATTGCCATGATTTCTTACGCAAACTTTGGATCTTCAAAAGATCCGCACGCCACAAAAGTACGCGAGGCTGTTGATTTGCTTCATAAGAGCAATCCAGATATGGTTGTAGATGGCGAGCTGCAAACAGATTTTGCACTAAATGCAGAACTGCTTCAGAAAAAATTTCCATTTTCAAAATTGGCAGGCAAAAAAGTAAACGCATTAATATTTCCAAATTTAGATTCGGCAAATAGCAACTATAAATTATTAAAAGAGCTTAACGGTGTAGAATCTATTGGCCCAATAATGTTAGGAATGCGCAAACCTGTGCATATATTACAATTAGGTGCAAGTGTAGAGGAAATTGTAAATATGAGTGCGGTAGCGGTAGTAGATGCCCAGCAGAAGGAAAAGCGCGCAAGGGAGCAGGCAAAAGCATAG
- the ruvA gene encoding Holliday junction branch migration protein RuvA, with the protein MITHIQGRLVEKNPTDVVIDCNGVGYAINISLHTFSELPSSENVKLYTHLIVREDAHILYGFTSVTEREIFRLLISVSGVGASTARTMLSSLTPEQVLDAIAQNDLPTIQSVKGIGAKTAQRVVLDLKDKILKVYGLSSISVGASNTNKNEALSALETLGFVRKQSEKVVDGIVKENPLASVEMIIKQALKNL; encoded by the coding sequence ATGATAACCCATATACAGGGAAGACTGGTTGAAAAAAACCCTACCGATGTAGTTATAGATTGCAATGGAGTAGGGTACGCTATCAATATTTCGCTGCACACATTTTCCGAACTCCCCTCTAGTGAAAATGTAAAATTATATACCCATCTAATCGTTCGGGAAGATGCCCATATTTTGTATGGTTTTACCAGTGTTACAGAACGTGAAATATTTAGATTGTTAATTAGTGTGTCGGGGGTTGGAGCCAGTACTGCCAGAACAATGCTGTCTTCGTTAACGCCAGAGCAAGTGCTGGACGCCATTGCTCAAAACGATTTACCAACTATACAATCGGTAAAAGGAATAGGAGCTAAAACCGCCCAACGTGTAGTTTTAGACCTAAAAGATAAGATTTTAAAAGTGTATGGTTTGTCATCAATTTCTGTTGGAGCAAGCAATACTAATAAAAATGAAGCGTTATCTGCTTTGGAGACGCTGGGCTTTGTTCGCAAACAGTCTGAAAAAGTAGTGGATGGAATTGTGAAAGAAAATCCGCTGGCTTCAGTAGAAATGATCATTAAACAAGCTTTAAAAAATTTGTAA